A genomic segment from Actinoplanes sichuanensis encodes:
- a CDS encoding carbohydrate ABC transporter permease yields MKFKLFLFAAPALALYGGFFLLPAVQGLRYATTDWDGYSATFDDVGLSNLTAVVSNDDLFRNALTNNLKFLLVVVLGQTALALLLAVLLAVPTKGSRFLRGLFFLPTVLSSVSVAFIWKFVYDPNFGLINTVLDTVGLGSWKSAFLGNEGTAIFWVAVAQIWFHAGQMMIIYIAGINQIPPELYEAATTDGAGRWQQFRHVTWPMVAPATTLVIAYTTLQSFKAFDLILGLAGNPPRSGLDVLATRIYTTFANSQLGYAAAESIVFMAAIALVTYLQNRAARMAHA; encoded by the coding sequence GTGAAGTTCAAACTCTTTCTCTTCGCGGCTCCCGCGCTTGCCCTGTACGGCGGGTTCTTCCTGCTTCCCGCCGTGCAGGGCCTGCGGTACGCCACGACCGACTGGGACGGGTACAGCGCCACGTTCGACGACGTGGGACTGTCCAATCTGACGGCGGTCGTGTCGAATGACGACCTGTTCCGGAACGCCCTCACCAACAATCTGAAGTTCCTGCTCGTGGTGGTACTGGGGCAGACCGCCCTGGCCCTGCTCCTGGCGGTGCTCCTGGCCGTACCGACAAAAGGTTCTCGGTTCTTGAGGGGTCTGTTCTTTCTGCCGACCGTGCTTTCGTCGGTGTCGGTGGCGTTCATCTGGAAGTTCGTCTACGACCCGAATTTCGGGCTGATCAACACCGTTCTCGACACGGTCGGCCTGGGCTCGTGGAAATCGGCGTTCCTCGGCAACGAGGGCACCGCGATCTTCTGGGTCGCGGTCGCGCAGATCTGGTTCCACGCGGGACAGATGATGATCATTTACATCGCCGGGATAAATCAGATCCCCCCGGAGTTGTACGAGGCGGCGACCACCGACGGCGCCGGGCGCTGGCAGCAGTTCCGGCACGTCACCTGGCCGATGGTGGCGCCCGCGACGACGCTGGTGATCGCCTACACCACACTCCAGTCGTTCAAGGCGTTCGACCTGATCCTGGGCCTGGCCGGAAACCCGCCACGGTCCGGCCTGGACGTGCTCGCCACCCGCATCTACACCACGTTCGCGAACTCGCAACTCGGCTACGCCGCCGCCGAGTCGATCGTGTTCATGGCGGCGATCGCGCTGGTCACCTATCTGCAGAACCGAGCCGCGAGGATGGCCCACGCATGA
- a CDS encoding carbohydrate ABC transporter permease, producing MSRRLILAIYTLLITVPILVIVAGSFRTTRDLFAAPFGLPTDPTTANYATVLGEQDLLRVLGNSVLVVSVSVPATLLLGSLTAFAVARLPKWPSTLLFGVFALGLAVPAQAIMIPQYVQFERLGLRNSLTGLILVDVVVTLPVAVFILAGFMRTLPPELYEAAEIDGAGPWATFRRIAVPVSYPSLAATAIFLLVMHWNDLLYPLLFIDDPAKRTLPLALLDFQGEYLTDYPLLFTGVVVASLPMILAYAFLQRHFVAGITAGAVKG from the coding sequence ATGAGCCGGCGCCTGATCCTGGCGATCTACACGCTGCTGATCACGGTCCCGATCCTGGTGATCGTGGCCGGCAGCTTCCGGACCACCCGGGATCTGTTCGCCGCGCCGTTCGGGCTGCCCACCGACCCGACGACGGCCAACTACGCCACCGTGCTCGGCGAGCAGGACCTGCTGCGGGTGCTCGGCAACAGCGTCCTGGTGGTGTCGGTGTCGGTGCCGGCGACGCTGCTGCTCGGCAGTCTGACCGCGTTCGCCGTGGCCCGGCTGCCGAAATGGCCGTCCACCCTGCTCTTCGGGGTGTTCGCGCTCGGCCTCGCGGTCCCGGCACAGGCGATCATGATCCCGCAGTACGTCCAGTTCGAGCGGCTCGGCCTGCGGAACAGCCTGACCGGGCTGATCCTGGTCGACGTGGTGGTGACGCTGCCGGTGGCGGTGTTCATCCTGGCCGGGTTCATGCGGACGCTGCCGCCCGAACTCTACGAGGCGGCCGAGATCGACGGCGCCGGGCCGTGGGCCACCTTCCGGCGCATCGCGGTGCCGGTCTCCTACCCGAGTCTGGCCGCCACCGCGATCTTCCTGCTGGTCATGCACTGGAACGACCTGCTGTATCCGCTGCTGTTCATCGACGACCCGGCCAAGCGCACCCTGCCCCTCGCGCTGCTCGACTTCCAGGGCGAATACCTCACCGACTACCCGCTGCTGTTCACCGGCGTCGTGGTGGCGTCGCTGCCGATGATCCTGGCGTACGCGTTCCTCCAGCGGCACTTCGTCGCCGGTATCACGGCCGGCGCAGTCAAGGGTTGA
- a CDS encoding 1-phosphofructokinase family hexose kinase has protein sequence MPTVTVFAPVPQLTVTIEQQPGSRPELHVHPGGQGVWQARMCAGLGASVTLCAAVGGEIGAVATAVLQSENLTVRTVQRHNGTGWYVHDRRDGTRDTVAEFAGDPLERHDLDELYSATLAEGLRADVSILSGPAAPEVVPAEVYRRLAADLGAHGRTVIADLSGDHLTSVLDGGVAFLKVSHEELIEDGRAADDSDKALVAAARELRAEGAGSVLISRADRAGIALLDGEALLVELPALQVVDHRGAGDSMTAGVATVLAGGGDLREAVRTGAAAGALNVTRHGLGTGRHEAIVELARRVRLTPVNSA, from the coding sequence ATGCCGACGGTAACGGTCTTCGCACCGGTTCCCCAGCTCACCGTGACCATCGAGCAGCAGCCCGGCAGCCGCCCGGAACTGCACGTCCACCCCGGCGGGCAGGGCGTCTGGCAGGCCCGGATGTGCGCCGGGCTGGGCGCGTCGGTCACCCTCTGCGCCGCCGTCGGCGGCGAGATCGGCGCGGTCGCCACCGCGGTTCTCCAGAGTGAGAATCTGACGGTACGGACGGTGCAGCGCCACAACGGCACCGGGTGGTACGTGCACGACCGTCGCGACGGTACGCGGGACACCGTGGCCGAGTTCGCCGGTGACCCGCTCGAGCGGCACGACCTGGACGAGCTGTACAGCGCCACCCTGGCCGAGGGGCTACGGGCCGACGTCAGCATCCTCAGCGGGCCGGCCGCCCCCGAGGTGGTGCCGGCCGAGGTGTACCGCCGTCTCGCCGCCGATCTGGGGGCTCATGGCCGTACCGTGATCGCCGATCTGTCCGGTGACCATCTCACCTCCGTCCTCGACGGCGGGGTGGCCTTTCTCAAGGTCAGCCACGAGGAGCTGATCGAGGACGGGCGGGCCGCCGACGACAGTGACAAGGCGCTGGTCGCGGCCGCCCGCGAGCTGCGCGCGGAGGGCGCCGGGTCGGTGCTGATCAGCCGGGCCGACCGGGCCGGGATCGCGCTGCTCGACGGGGAGGCGCTGCTGGTCGAACTGCCGGCGCTGCAGGTCGTCGACCATCGTGGCGCCGGTGACTCGATGACCGCCGGGGTGGCCACGGTCCTGGCCGGTGGTGGTGACCTGCGGGAGGCGGTCCGCACCGGGGCCGCCGCCGGTGCGCTCAACGTCACCCGGCACGGTCTGGGCACCGGGCGTCACGAGGCCATCGTGGAGCTGGCCCGGCGCGTCCGGCTCACCCCGGTGAACAGTGCCTGA
- a CDS encoding glycosyltransferase family 39 protein: MLPPLVTAVLGGWRSTGASLWADELATWGVVRLDWEQLWRLGGSVDAVVTPYYAALKVFAGFAGTGTLALRLPSLIAVVLTAVVVSEIGRRAAGDTVGLLAGLLWAVLPVVSRYGQEARPYAIAVFFASLALLALIRLLDRPGAGRAAVYAAAVVTTGYFHPLSALLMVAGHGLAGVRAWRLWLPAAVAGGLPAAALLLYATGQTAQISWINPVTVQTLRLLPAQLFVSAITGGVVLALAIVGLRRDRIGWALAAAGFVPPVLLLAAGTVAEIWVPRYVLVALPALVVLAARGAGSRTGAVIGLVALLGWPTHVDIREPAGHGEDSARIAQIVQQRYRAGDVAVFPDGPSSIGWAPRDMWARYLRDPRPVDVLAVTGQRVDGRFLATECPQATCLGTPPRIWIIRVDSPADPLADMSDAKRALIGGSYRVVQRWSHPLLGITLMERTPSQR; the protein is encoded by the coding sequence GTGCTTCCGCCGCTCGTCACCGCGGTTCTCGGTGGATGGCGGTCGACCGGAGCCTCGTTGTGGGCCGACGAACTCGCCACCTGGGGCGTCGTCCGGCTCGACTGGGAGCAGCTGTGGCGGCTCGGCGGGTCGGTCGACGCGGTCGTCACCCCGTACTATGCGGCTTTGAAGGTCTTTGCGGGGTTTGCCGGGACCGGCACGCTCGCTCTGCGTCTCCCCTCACTGATCGCGGTCGTCCTGACCGCCGTGGTGGTCAGCGAGATCGGGCGGCGTGCCGCCGGCGACACGGTCGGACTGCTCGCCGGGCTGCTCTGGGCGGTGCTGCCGGTCGTGTCCCGGTACGGGCAGGAGGCCCGGCCGTACGCCATCGCCGTCTTCTTCGCCTCGCTCGCCCTCCTCGCGCTGATCCGCCTGCTGGACCGGCCGGGAGCCGGGCGGGCCGCGGTCTATGCGGCCGCCGTCGTCACGACCGGGTACTTCCACCCGCTCAGTGCGCTGCTGATGGTGGCCGGGCACGGTCTCGCCGGGGTCCGCGCCTGGCGTCTCTGGCTGCCCGCGGCCGTGGCCGGAGGACTTCCCGCGGCCGCCCTTCTGCTCTATGCCACCGGGCAGACCGCGCAGATCTCGTGGATCAATCCGGTCACCGTGCAGACGCTGCGGCTGCTGCCCGCGCAACTGTTCGTCTCGGCGATCACCGGAGGTGTGGTGCTCGCGCTCGCCATCGTCGGGCTCCGCCGTGATCGGATCGGGTGGGCTCTCGCCGCGGCCGGGTTCGTGCCGCCGGTGCTGCTGCTCGCGGCCGGGACCGTCGCGGAGATCTGGGTGCCCCGGTACGTGCTCGTCGCCCTGCCCGCGCTCGTCGTCCTCGCCGCTCGCGGGGCCGGCTCGCGGACCGGCGCCGTCATCGGCCTCGTCGCCCTGCTCGGGTGGCCCACCCACGTCGACATCCGGGAACCCGCCGGTCACGGCGAGGACTCGGCTCGGATCGCGCAGATCGTTCAACAGCGGTACCGGGCCGGAGACGTCGCCGTGTTCCCCGACGGGCCGTCGAGCATCGGGTGGGCACCTCGGGACATGTGGGCTCGCTACCTGCGCGATCCCCGGCCGGTGGACGTCCTCGCCGTCACCGGGCAGCGGGTCGACGGGCGGTTCCTCGCCACCGAATGCCCGCAGGCCACCTGCCTCGGCACCCCGCCCCGAATCTGGATCATCCGGGTGGATTCGCCGGCTGACCCACTGGCCGACATGTCGGATGCCAAGCGGGCACTGATCGGCGGGTCGTACCGGGTGGTGCAGCGGTGGAGCCATCCGCTCCTCGGGATAACCCTGATGGAGCGCACCCCTTCGCAGCGCTGA
- a CDS encoding RNA polymerase sigma factor, translating into MGDDAADEARFDRLWREHAADVLAYARRRVDGEQADEVVAETFVIAWRRLGDIPESARPWLFGVARKVAANLRRSERRRDALHDRLAEEQRAGVPETADGLAGAALDELPPDDRELLMLLAWDGLSRTEAAEALGCSRATLAVRLHRARQRLRAAMKRLADSSFAETRADSGRRIPAARSAETFPATAPGGPR; encoded by the coding sequence GTGGGCGACGATGCCGCCGATGAGGCACGGTTCGACCGGCTGTGGCGGGAGCATGCGGCCGACGTGTTGGCATATGCGCGACGGCGGGTCGACGGAGAGCAGGCCGACGAGGTCGTCGCTGAGACGTTCGTGATCGCCTGGCGGCGGCTCGGTGACATTCCGGAGTCGGCCCGGCCATGGCTGTTCGGGGTGGCCCGTAAGGTCGCGGCCAACCTGCGTCGCAGCGAGCGGCGCCGGGACGCCTTGCACGATCGGCTCGCCGAGGAGCAGCGGGCAGGCGTTCCCGAGACGGCGGACGGGCTGGCCGGGGCGGCTCTCGACGAGCTTCCACCCGACGATCGTGAGTTGCTCATGCTCCTCGCCTGGGACGGTTTGAGCCGGACCGAGGCGGCGGAGGCGCTCGGGTGTTCCCGGGCGACGTTGGCCGTGCGACTGCATCGGGCCCGGCAACGCCTGAGGGCCGCCATGAAACGCCTCGCCGACTCCTCGTTCGCCGAGACCCGCGCCGACTCCGGTCGCCGGATTCCGGCGGCCCGATCCGCTGAGACCTTTCCCGCCACGGCACCCGGAGGCCCGCGATGA
- a CDS encoding glycosyltransferase family 2 protein produces the protein MEPSRSTDDVSIVIPTHSEKRWASLTRTIASAHAQTHPAAEIVVVVDHNPAMATRVRAEFPGVTVLENAYARGASGNRNTGAFHTRSPFIAFLDDDTVASPSWLAGQLAPFADPSVVGTGGGIIPAWAKTKPTWMPDELLWAVGVSYTGMPTRTAQIRNVWSANMIVRRDAFLAVGGFRTGFGKLGDQNRPEDTELCLRMSSAAGGRWMYVPDATIDHEVPAERSTFGFLMRRCYAEGRGKVQMAGLMPKDQELGAEKDYLRRTLPRAVARNLADAGTGRGMYHALRAATVVAAVAAAAWGGGVETLVAVFESTASDPTV, from the coding sequence GTGGAGCCCAGCCGCAGCACCGACGACGTCAGCATCGTCATCCCGACCCACAGCGAGAAGCGCTGGGCGTCGCTCACCAGGACGATCGCCTCCGCCCACGCCCAGACGCATCCGGCCGCCGAGATCGTGGTCGTGGTCGACCACAATCCGGCGATGGCCACAAGGGTGCGGGCCGAGTTCCCGGGCGTCACCGTCCTGGAGAACGCGTATGCCCGGGGTGCCTCCGGCAACCGCAACACGGGCGCCTTCCACACCCGGTCGCCGTTCATCGCGTTCCTCGACGACGACACGGTGGCCAGTCCGAGCTGGCTGGCCGGGCAACTGGCGCCGTTCGCCGATCCGTCGGTGGTCGGCACCGGCGGCGGCATCATCCCGGCCTGGGCGAAGACCAAGCCCACCTGGATGCCCGACGAGCTGCTCTGGGCGGTCGGGGTGTCCTATACCGGGATGCCGACCCGGACCGCCCAGATCCGTAACGTGTGGTCGGCCAACATGATCGTGCGGCGGGACGCGTTTCTCGCGGTCGGTGGTTTCCGTACCGGCTTCGGCAAGCTCGGCGACCAGAACCGGCCCGAGGACACCGAGTTGTGCCTGCGGATGAGTTCGGCTGCGGGCGGCCGGTGGATGTACGTGCCGGACGCCACCATCGACCACGAGGTGCCGGCCGAGCGGTCGACGTTCGGGTTCCTGATGCGGCGCTGCTATGCCGAGGGCCGGGGCAAGGTGCAGATGGCCGGGCTGATGCCGAAGGACCAGGAACTCGGCGCGGAGAAGGACTACCTGCGGCGGACCCTGCCCCGGGCGGTGGCCCGCAACCTGGCCGACGCCGGCACCGGCCGGGGGATGTACCACGCGCTGCGTGCCGCGACGGTGGTCGCCGCGGTGGCCGCGGCCGCCTGGGGCGGTGGCGTCGAGACGCTGGTCGCGGTCTTCGAGAGCACCGCCTCCGACCCCACCGTTTGA
- a CDS encoding FdhF/YdeP family oxidoreductase, with translation MPAVDDEEANLRVGPPADHAAGLEAVRLSLANAVSKMGVKKTARNLSVLNQHDGVDCMSCAWPDPAGRRHTAEFCENGAKAVSWEGQRDTVGPLFFAEHSIADLAGRTDHWLEKQGRLIHPMIRRDGGTHYEPISWAEAFEVIGSHLNELDSPDEAAFYTSGRASNEAAFLYQLLARAYGTNNLPDCSNMCHESTGTALMRTIGIGKGSVTLDDLHQADLIVVSGQNPGTNHPRMLTALEIAKRDGAKILAINPLPEAGLIRFDNPQRPRGLAGRGTPLADRLLRIRSNGDLALWQAIGHLLLRRGVADKEFIDTSTVGFDEWSAHVAEIDRAQVLAATGLTWDEIEAAADMLAGAERIVHCWAMGITQHRNAVATIKEFVNVALLQGMIGKPGAGLCPVRGHSNVQGDRSMGIWEKPSTLFLDRLRDEFGFEPPRAHGHDAVDTVRAFRDGTAKVFIALGGNFVGAMSDTEVTAASMRNAALTVQVSTKLNRSHVEAGRTALILPTLGRTEQDLTGGRVQRITVEDSMSAVHASRGRSEPVGPLLRSEIDIVCGIAAAALGDRYDIPWGGFAADYEEIRERIGRVVPGCDDYAAKIRGGGFTMPHPPRDSRTFPTIEGKAVFTVSPLEVMTVPEGRLVLQTLRSHDQFNTTIYGLDDRYRGITSGRRVVFISAADLAELGFTDGDLVDLVSEWSDGVERRAERFRLVEYDTPKGCVAAYYPETNPLVPLDSQAEESGTPTSKWVQVRLERPTRAADGPAPL, from the coding sequence ATGCCGGCTGTGGATGACGAAGAGGCCAACCTGCGGGTGGGTCCGCCGGCCGATCATGCGGCCGGGCTGGAGGCGGTCCGGCTGAGCCTGGCCAACGCGGTGAGCAAGATGGGCGTGAAGAAGACCGCCCGCAACCTGTCCGTGCTCAACCAGCACGACGGTGTCGACTGCATGAGCTGCGCCTGGCCCGACCCGGCCGGTCGGCGACACACCGCCGAGTTCTGCGAGAACGGGGCGAAGGCGGTCTCCTGGGAGGGCCAGCGCGACACCGTCGGCCCGCTGTTCTTCGCCGAGCACTCGATCGCCGACCTGGCCGGGCGCACCGATCACTGGCTGGAGAAACAGGGCCGGCTCATCCACCCGATGATCAGGCGGGACGGTGGCACCCACTACGAGCCGATCTCCTGGGCCGAGGCGTTCGAGGTCATCGGCTCCCATCTGAATGAGCTGGACAGTCCGGACGAAGCGGCCTTCTACACCTCGGGGCGGGCCAGTAACGAGGCCGCGTTCCTCTATCAGCTGCTCGCCCGCGCCTACGGCACCAACAACCTGCCGGACTGCTCGAACATGTGCCACGAGTCGACCGGCACCGCCCTGATGCGCACCATCGGCATCGGCAAGGGCTCGGTCACCCTCGACGACCTGCACCAGGCCGACCTGATCGTGGTCTCCGGGCAGAACCCGGGCACCAACCACCCGCGGATGCTCACCGCCCTGGAGATCGCCAAGCGGGACGGCGCGAAGATCCTGGCGATCAACCCGCTGCCGGAGGCCGGGCTGATCCGCTTCGACAACCCGCAGCGACCGCGTGGCCTGGCCGGCCGGGGCACCCCGCTGGCCGACCGGCTGCTGCGGATCCGCTCCAACGGCGACCTGGCCCTCTGGCAGGCGATCGGCCACCTGCTGCTGCGGCGCGGGGTGGCCGACAAGGAGTTCATCGACACGTCCACGGTCGGGTTCGACGAGTGGTCCGCGCACGTCGCCGAGATCGACCGGGCGCAGGTGCTCGCCGCCACCGGGCTGACCTGGGACGAGATCGAGGCCGCGGCCGACATGCTGGCCGGCGCCGAGCGGATCGTGCACTGCTGGGCGATGGGTATCACCCAGCACCGCAACGCCGTCGCCACGATCAAGGAATTCGTGAACGTCGCCCTGCTCCAGGGCATGATCGGCAAACCCGGCGCGGGGCTGTGCCCGGTCCGCGGGCACTCCAACGTGCAGGGCGACCGGAGCATGGGCATCTGGGAGAAGCCGTCGACGCTGTTCCTGGACCGGTTGCGCGACGAGTTCGGGTTCGAGCCGCCCCGCGCGCACGGGCACGACGCGGTCGACACGGTCCGGGCCTTCCGCGACGGTACGGCGAAGGTGTTCATCGCCCTCGGCGGCAACTTCGTCGGCGCGATGTCCGACACCGAGGTCACCGCCGCGTCGATGCGGAACGCCGCGCTGACCGTGCAGGTGTCCACCAAACTCAACCGCAGCCATGTGGAGGCCGGGCGTACCGCGTTGATCCTGCCCACCCTGGGCCGTACCGAGCAGGACCTGACCGGCGGCCGGGTGCAACGGATCACCGTGGAGGACTCGATGTCCGCGGTGCACGCCTCCCGCGGGCGTTCCGAACCGGTCGGGCCGCTGCTGCGCTCCGAGATCGACATCGTCTGCGGGATCGCGGCCGCCGCACTCGGTGACCGGTACGACATCCCGTGGGGCGGGTTCGCCGCCGACTACGAGGAGATCCGGGAACGGATCGGTCGGGTCGTGCCGGGCTGCGACGACTACGCCGCGAAGATCCGAGGCGGCGGGTTCACCATGCCGCACCCGCCGCGTGACTCGCGGACCTTCCCGACGATCGAGGGCAAGGCCGTCTTCACGGTCAGCCCGCTCGAGGTGATGACCGTCCCCGAGGGGCGGCTGGTGTTGCAGACGCTACGCAGCCACGACCAGTTCAACACGACGATCTACGGCCTCGACGACCGGTACCGGGGGATCACCTCGGGCCGCCGGGTGGTCTTCATCAGCGCCGCCGACCTGGCCGAACTGGGTTTCACCGACGGCGACCTGGTCGACCTGGTCTCCGAGTGGTCCGATGGCGTCGAGCGCCGGGCCGAACGTTTCCGGCTGGTCGAATACGACACCCCGAAGGGCTGCGTGGCCGCCTACTACCCGGAGACGAACCCGTTGGTGCCGCTCGATTCGCAGGCCGAGGAGAGCGGCACCCCCACCTCCAAGTGGGTGCAGGTCCGCCTGGAACGCCCCACCCGCGCTGCCGACGGCCCCGCGCCGCTCTGA
- a CDS encoding SDR family NAD(P)-dependent oxidoreductase, with translation MTTKPLTAASTIGEWLDHPEGGPALGELLAAGGADPSMLAPIRSLPLQQMVELSQGKMPQAVVDELVLRVNGGVVPDAAEESGWKEQIVAGRFTGRTVIVTGAASGIGRATASRIVREGGRVIGVDITDAKLKETAAELGDSFVAVTADITSADDVARVVATAGDRIDGLANVAGVVDDFSPIHETSDAVWEKVFAVNVDGLFRLTRAVVPAMLAAGRGAIVNIASEAGLRGNAAGVAYTASKHAVIGITKNVAFMYGRQGVRTNAVAPGGVATGMAPTSQSEFGRERTGPFLQLIPGVALAEHLAASITFLLSDDGVNLNGVVLPSDGGWSVQ, from the coding sequence ATGACGACGAAGCCGCTGACCGCCGCGAGCACCATCGGCGAGTGGCTGGACCACCCGGAGGGCGGCCCGGCCCTGGGCGAGCTGCTCGCCGCCGGTGGTGCGGACCCCTCGATGCTGGCCCCGATCCGCAGCCTGCCCCTGCAGCAGATGGTCGAGCTGAGCCAGGGCAAGATGCCGCAGGCCGTGGTCGACGAGCTGGTCCTGCGGGTCAACGGCGGGGTCGTGCCGGACGCCGCCGAGGAGTCCGGCTGGAAGGAGCAGATCGTCGCCGGCCGGTTCACCGGGCGGACGGTGATCGTCACCGGCGCCGCCTCCGGGATCGGCCGGGCCACCGCGTCCCGCATCGTCCGCGAGGGCGGTCGGGTGATCGGCGTCGACATCACCGACGCCAAGCTGAAGGAGACCGCGGCCGAGCTGGGCGACTCGTTCGTCGCGGTGACCGCCGACATCACCAGCGCCGACGACGTGGCCCGGGTGGTGGCCACCGCCGGTGACCGGATCGACGGGCTGGCCAACGTGGCCGGGGTGGTCGACGACTTCAGCCCGATCCACGAGACCTCGGACGCGGTCTGGGAGAAGGTGTTCGCGGTCAACGTCGACGGGCTCTTCCGGCTGACCCGCGCGGTGGTCCCGGCCATGCTGGCGGCCGGGCGCGGCGCGATCGTCAACATCGCGTCGGAGGCCGGGCTGCGCGGCAACGCGGCCGGGGTCGCCTACACCGCGTCCAAGCACGCGGTCATCGGCATCACCAAGAACGTCGCCTTCATGTACGGCCGGCAGGGCGTCCGGACCAACGCGGTGGCGCCCGGCGGCGTGGCCACCGGGATGGCCCCGACCAGCCAGTCCGAGTTCGGCCGCGAGCGTACCGGCCCGTTCCTGCAGCTCATCCCCGGTGTGGCGCTGGCCGAGCACCTGGCCGCGTCGATCACCTTCCTGCTGAGCGACGACGGCGTGAACCTCAACGGGGTGGTGCTGCCGTCGGACGGTGGCTGGTCGGTCCAGTAG
- a CDS encoding TetR/AcrR family transcriptional regulator, which yields MVRRSGEATRAEIRAAAASLFRERGFARTSVRDIAAQAVTNPALVIRHFGTKELLFLDTMQFTIDDEPLLDVPLERFGERFIEVLLSDDDIRGVYLALVRGSNEAQIKMRLQAIHERSFVEPVRARLSGPDADVRARIAASLVGGLLYALWVVEDEGLVSADRADLIAHYGALLQQALAGPTGPTSHRPTAAPPR from the coding sequence ATGGTCAGGCGCAGCGGCGAGGCGACTCGCGCGGAGATTCGTGCCGCCGCGGCCAGTCTGTTCCGGGAGCGTGGTTTCGCGCGGACCTCGGTTCGGGACATCGCCGCCCAGGCGGTGACGAACCCGGCACTGGTGATCCGGCACTTCGGCACCAAGGAGTTGCTCTTCCTGGACACCATGCAGTTCACCATCGACGACGAGCCGCTGCTCGACGTCCCGCTGGAGCGGTTCGGTGAGCGTTTTATCGAGGTGCTGCTCTCCGACGACGACATCCGCGGGGTCTATCTCGCGCTCGTCCGGGGCAGCAACGAGGCCCAGATCAAGATGCGTCTGCAGGCCATCCACGAGCGCAGCTTCGTCGAGCCGGTGCGGGCCCGGCTCTCCGGCCCGGACGCGGACGTCCGGGCGCGGATCGCCGCGTCTCTGGTCGGCGGGCTGCTCTACGCCCTGTGGGTGGTGGAGGACGAGGGCCTGGTGTCGGCCGACCGTGCGGACCTGATCGCCCACTACGGCGCGCTGCTCCAGCAGGCCCTCGCCGGCCCTACTGGACCGACCAGCCACCGTCCGACGGCAGCACCACCCCGTTGA
- a CDS encoding MoaD/ThiS family protein, translated as MIRVILPPHLRTLAHVTGEVRVEVPGEVTQRHVLDAVEAKFPMLVGTMRDRGTGKRRALVRFFACEEDLSNEPPDAALPDRVAQGEEPFLVVGAMAGG; from the coding sequence GTGATTCGGGTGATCCTCCCGCCGCACCTGCGCACCCTGGCCCACGTGACCGGGGAGGTGCGGGTGGAGGTGCCGGGCGAGGTGACCCAGCGGCATGTGCTCGACGCCGTGGAGGCGAAGTTCCCGATGCTCGTCGGCACGATGCGGGACCGGGGGACCGGCAAGCGGCGGGCACTGGTGCGGTTCTTCGCCTGCGAGGAGGACCTGTCCAACGAGCCGCCGGACGCGGCGCTGCCGGACCGGGTGGCGCAGGGCGAGGAGCCGTTCCTGGTGGTCGGGGCGATGGCCGGGGGCTGA